In Methanocaldococcus lauensis, a single genomic region encodes these proteins:
- a CDS encoding 6-carboxytetrahydropterin synthase: MLLELNGLHAGLRFSSAHIVFGHPTCGVIHGHSYYVDVKINGERFGEFNFVCDFKIIKKIVKEICDSIDHKLILPKNHKDVYYELRDTTLYFKYKNKEYSIPVEDVILLPIPSTTAEDLAIYFANEISKKLKDLGFSNINWIEVSINEGIGQGACYRMYLKP, encoded by the coding sequence ATGCTTTTAGAACTAAATGGATTACACGCAGGTTTAAGGTTTTCATCTGCCCATATTGTATTTGGACATCCAACTTGTGGGGTTATTCATGGGCATTCATACTATGTTGATGTAAAAATTAATGGAGAAAGATTTGGAGAATTCAACTTTGTCTGTGACTTTAAAATAATTAAAAAAATTGTAAAAGAGATTTGTGATAGTATAGATCATAAATTAATACTTCCAAAAAATCATAAAGATGTTTATTATGAGTTGAGAGACACAACCCTATATTTTAAATATAAGAACAAAGAATACTCTATCCCTGTGGAAGATGTGATTTTATTACCTATTCCTTCCACCACTGCTGAGGATTTAGCAATATATTTTGCTAATGAAATTTCAAAAAAATTAAAAGATCTTGGTTTTTCTAATATAAATTGGATAGAAGTTTCTATCAACGAAGGAATAGGACAGGGTGCATGTTATAGAATGTATTTAAAACCATAG
- a CDS encoding ABC transporter substrate-binding protein: MGAILIGSVFLTGCTQKQEEENVIKVGLLVDLSGGLATYGNNEKHICEIAEEKINKYFEEKGIPYKVKLYVEDTKADPKVCLDKMQALHAMGINFFLGPMASGEVKNVKNFVNSNKLVIISPSSTAPPEAIGCAKPEDKKYIFRFVPTDNFQGNAIGDLAKELGLKNVIVIYRKDAWGDGLEKATVEKLKANGIKVIDEIPYDPNIGDWSPIIQTATNDISGKGNDTGIIFIGYEEVATLLAQIKDDSPLLNYKWVGCDGTANSKKVIEEVKDKAIKVGLYSTMFYSETDEAEKLKEEFKKRGYGEPDQYALNVYDAFWVGAISYAEMLNESGKYDADLLAKKIKENAIKYSEGQFGVKSVTGYIKLNEWNDRASGNYGIFAVTKDGWKLVGIWDSTTGKISWQ, from the coding sequence TTGGGGGCTATTCTCATAGGAAGTGTGTTTTTAACAGGATGTACCCAAAAACAAGAAGAAGAAAATGTTATTAAAGTTGGATTGTTGGTTGATTTATCTGGAGGTTTGGCAACCTATGGAAACAATGAAAAGCATATCTGTGAAATTGCTGAAGAAAAAATAAACAAATACTTTGAAGAGAAAGGAATACCTTACAAAGTTAAGCTCTATGTTGAAGACACAAAGGCAGATCCAAAGGTTTGTTTAGATAAAATGCAAGCACTCCATGCCATGGGAATAAACTTTTTCTTAGGTCCAATGGCAAGTGGAGAAGTTAAGAATGTTAAAAACTTCGTAAATTCAAACAAACTTGTAATTATATCACCATCTTCTACAGCTCCACCGGAAGCTATTGGATGTGCTAAACCAGAAGATAAGAAATATATATTTAGATTCGTCCCAACAGATAACTTCCAAGGAAATGCTATAGGTGATTTAGCTAAAGAACTTGGTTTAAAGAATGTTATTGTTATTTATAGAAAAGATGCATGGGGAGATGGTTTAGAGAAAGCTACTGTTGAGAAATTAAAAGCTAATGGAATAAAGGTTATAGATGAAATACCTTACGACCCTAACATTGGAGATTGGAGCCCAATAATTCAAACAGCAACAAATGATATTAGTGGAAAAGGAAACGATACAGGAATAATATTCATTGGTTATGAAGAAGTTGCAACACTCTTAGCTCAAATAAAAGATGACTCACCTTTATTAAACTACAAGTGGGTTGGATGTGATGGAACAGCAAACAGTAAAAAAGTTATAGAAGAAGTTAAGGATAAAGCAATAAAAGTTGGTTTATATTCAACAATGTTCTACTCTGAGACAGATGAAGCAGAAAAGTTAAAAGAAGAATTTAAGAAGAGAGGTTACGGAGAACCAGACCAGTATGCATTAAATGTCTATGATGCGTTTTGGGTTGGAGCTATTTCATACGCTGAAATGTTAAATGAATCTGGAAAATATGATGCCGATTTATTAGCTAAGAAGATAAAAGAGAACGCAATAAAATATTCCGAAGGGCAGTTTGGAGTTAAGTCAGTAACTGGATACATAAAATTAAATGAATGGAATGATAGAGCAAGTGGAAACTATGGAATCTTTGCAGTAACAAAAGACGGTTGGAAGTTAGTTGGAATCTGGGACTCAACAACTGGAAAAATCAGCTGGCAATAA
- a CDS encoding branched-chain amino acid ABC transporter ATP-binding protein — MIKVKNLNAGYGKLQILFDVNAKIEKGKITTVVGPNGSGKSTFLKTLFGLTKIYSGEIIFKDKDIAKVPPHKKARMKIAYLPQTNNVFANLTVEENLKIAGYVLNKDKVKERIEIALNVFPELKDILKRKAGTLSGGQRQFLAMGMALVRDAEVLMLDEPTAQLSPKLAEVIFEKIIEMRDNFGLTILLVEQNAKRALEISDNGYMFVSGRVAFEGTAEELLNHEKFKEYSLGITAI; from the coding sequence ATGATAAAGGTAAAAAACCTAAATGCTGGATATGGAAAATTACAGATACTATTTGATGTGAATGCAAAAATAGAAAAAGGGAAGATTACAACAGTTGTAGGACCTAATGGTAGTGGAAAATCTACATTTTTAAAAACTTTGTTTGGTTTAACAAAGATATATTCTGGAGAGATTATATTTAAAGATAAAGATATAGCAAAAGTTCCTCCTCACAAAAAAGCAAGGATGAAAATAGCTTATTTACCACAAACAAACAACGTATTTGCTAATTTAACTGTTGAAGAAAACTTAAAGATTGCAGGCTATGTGCTAAATAAAGATAAAGTTAAAGAGAGGATAGAAATTGCTTTAAATGTATTTCCAGAGCTTAAAGATATTTTAAAGAGAAAAGCAGGAACACTAAGTGGAGGGCAAAGACAATTTTTAGCTATGGGAATGGCTTTGGTTAGAGATGCTGAAGTTTTAATGTTAGATGAGCCAACAGCTCAACTATCACCAAAACTTGCAGAAGTGATTTTTGAAAAGATTATTGAGATGAGGGATAACTTTGGATTAACAATTTTGTTAGTTGAGCAGAATGCAAAGAGAGCTTTAGAGATTAGTGATAACGGATACATGTTTGTTAGTGGAAGAGTAGCATTTGAAGGAACTGCTGAAGAATTATTGAATCATGAGAAGTTTAAAGAATATTCATTAGGAATAACAGCAATTTAA
- a CDS encoding ABC transporter ATP-binding protein, which produces MEILRTENIIKYFGEFRALNGVSISVNKGDVTLIIGPNGSGKSTLINVITGFLKADEGKVYFENKDITNKEPAELYHYGIVRTFQTPQPLKEMTVLENLLIGEINPGESPLKALFYKKWIPKEEEIVEKAFKILEFLKLSHLYDRKAGELSGGQMKLVEIGRALMTNPKMIVMDEPIAGVAPGLAHDIFNHVLELKEKGVTFLIIEHRLDIVLNYIDHLYVMFNGQIIAEGKGEEEIKKVLSDPKVVEIYIGE; this is translated from the coding sequence ATGGAAATTTTGAGAACAGAGAATATTATAAAGTATTTTGGAGAGTTTAGAGCTTTAAATGGAGTCTCTATAAGTGTAAATAAAGGAGATGTTACATTAATTATAGGGCCAAATGGAAGTGGAAAATCTACACTAATAAATGTTATCACTGGGTTTTTAAAGGCAGATGAGGGGAAAGTTTATTTTGAAAATAAGGATATAACAAACAAAGAGCCAGCAGAACTCTATCATTATGGTATTGTTAGAACTTTCCAAACTCCACAACCTTTAAAAGAAATGACGGTTCTTGAAAATTTGTTAATAGGAGAGATTAATCCAGGAGAAAGTCCATTAAAAGCTCTGTTTTATAAAAAATGGATTCCAAAAGAGGAAGAGATTGTTGAAAAGGCATTCAAAATATTGGAATTTTTAAAATTATCTCACCTATATGATAGAAAAGCTGGAGAGTTGAGTGGAGGGCAGATGAAACTTGTTGAAATTGGAAGAGCTTTAATGACTAATCCAAAAATGATTGTTATGGATGAACCAATAGCTGGAGTTGCTCCAGGTTTAGCTCATGATATATTTAATCATGTCCTTGAATTGAAAGAGAAGGGAGTAACTTTCCTAATTATTGAACACAGGTTGGATATTGTTTTGAACTATATAGACCATTTATATGTTATGTTCAATGGGCAGATTATTGCTGAAGGTAAAGGAGAAGAAGAGATTAAAAAGGTTTTATCAGACCCAAAAGTTGTAGAAATTTATATTGGAGAGTAA
- a CDS encoding nucleoside-diphosphate kinase encodes MKERTFVAIKPDAVKRKLIGKIIERFENKGFEIVAMKMIKLNRELAEKYYEEHKGKEFYERLINFMMSGRMIVMVIEGENAISVVRKMIGKTNPSEAEPGTIRGDFALTTPDNVIHASDSKESAEREIKLFFKDDEIFSE; translated from the coding sequence ATGAAAGAAAGGACATTCGTAGCTATAAAGCCAGATGCTGTAAAAAGGAAATTAATAGGAAAAATTATAGAGAGGTTTGAAAACAAAGGTTTTGAAATTGTTGCTATGAAAATGATTAAGTTAAATAGAGAGTTGGCTGAAAAATATTATGAAGAGCATAAAGGAAAAGAGTTTTATGAGAGATTAATAAACTTTATGATGTCTGGAAGAATGATAGTAATGGTTATAGAAGGAGAAAATGCAATATCTGTTGTTAGAAAGATGATTGGAAAAACTAATCCATCTGAGGCAGAGCCAGGAACTATTAGGGGAGATTTTGCATTAACAACTCCTGACAATGTAATTCATGCTTCAGACTCTAAAGAAAGTGCCGAAAGAGAAATAAAACTATTCTTTAAAGATGATGAAATTTTTAGTGAATAA
- a CDS encoding branched-chain amino acid ABC transporter permease, whose translation MILEGAIIYSNLLVLLALGLTLTYITTNVPNFAQGSYAIVGSYVALTMLKLFDISPYLSLPVLFVVGAVVGLVTYLALKPLIKRGASVEILMIATLAIDLILLGVIGAYSEILSAIVGSTQAKFVFANLDFSLFGFKGILFVSTFVIILLLIGLYLLLYKTKFGIALRASMENPSLAQTVGIDVEKTRLFSWILSGALAGIAGGLLPFMQEIVPATGGLIIISIFAASIVGGLRHISGALIGGYIIGVSESLITYYLASAFGTGFLVYGKVISLIIMIITLLVTPYGITGVDWKKVKKMLSTS comes from the coding sequence ATGATTTTAGAAGGAGCAATTATTTATTCCAACCTTTTAGTTTTATTGGCTTTAGGATTAACTCTAACTTATATAACAACAAACGTTCCAAACTTTGCCCAAGGAAGTTATGCAATAGTTGGGAGTTATGTTGCTTTAACCATGTTGAAGTTGTTTGATATAAGTCCTTATCTTTCTCTGCCAGTATTATTTGTTGTTGGGGCAGTTGTTGGTTTAGTAACTTACTTAGCTTTAAAGCCATTGATAAAAAGAGGAGCTTCAGTAGAGATTTTAATGATTGCTACATTGGCAATTGATTTGATATTGTTGGGGGTTATTGGAGCTTATTCTGAAATATTAAGTGCAATTGTTGGCTCTACTCAGGCAAAATTCGTTTTTGCAAACTTAGACTTCAGTTTATTTGGATTTAAAGGAATTTTGTTCGTTTCAACATTTGTTATTATTTTACTATTAATTGGGCTTTATCTTCTGTTGTATAAAACAAAGTTTGGTATTGCTTTAAGAGCATCAATGGAAAATCCTTCCCTTGCTCAAACAGTGGGTATTGATGTAGAAAAAACAAGATTATTCTCTTGGATTCTATCTGGAGCTTTAGCTGGGATTGCTGGAGGACTTTTACCTTTCATGCAAGAAATTGTTCCAGCTACAGGAGGTTTAATAATTATTTCAATCTTCGCAGCGAGTATTGTTGGAGGATTGAGACATATAAGCGGGGCGTTAATTGGAGGTTATATAATTGGAGTATCTGAGAGTTTAATAACCTATTACTTGGCATCAGCATTTGGAACTGGATTCTTAGTTTATGGAAAGGTTATCTCTCTAATTATAATGATAATAACATTGTTAGTTACGCCTTATGGAATTACAGGGGTTGATTGGAAGAAAGTTAAAAAAATGCTTTCCACTTCATAA
- a CDS encoding bis-aminopropyl spermidine synthase family protein produces MDRILEKVKERSEIPVYDKSIENVLSAILTSEDFWKIVDLSEEPLPLVADIIRVLEEEGLLKIEDSIKLTEKGYEFVKEYGISKKMDDICECCEGRGVSLKNYKDLLEKFKEIVKNRPMPKHEYDQGFVTPECTVSRIALMNSRGDLFNKNVLVLGDDDLTSIALMLSNLPRKIVVVDIDERLINFIKEVAEQLNYKNIEVITLDLRKPLPEKYSRAFDTFITDPPETVYAIKTFIGRGISALKGERRAGYFGITRRESSLDKWREIQRTLINEFNVVITDIIRNFNHYVNWGYDEETRAWKLAPIKKKPKDIWYKSYMFRIETLKDSKGFEEEVDIGDELYNDAESSTT; encoded by the coding sequence ATGGATAGAATATTAGAGAAGGTTAAAGAGAGATCAGAGATTCCAGTATATGATAAATCTATAGAGAATGTTTTATCAGCAATATTGACATCAGAAGATTTTTGGAAAATTGTTGATTTGAGTGAAGAACCCCTTCCATTAGTAGCGGATATTATAAGAGTTTTGGAAGAGGAGGGATTATTAAAAATAGAAGATAGTATAAAATTAACTGAAAAAGGTTATGAGTTTGTAAAAGAGTATGGAATTAGTAAAAAGATGGACGATATATGTGAATGTTGCGAAGGGAGAGGAGTTTCTTTAAAGAACTATAAAGATTTATTAGAAAAGTTTAAAGAGATTGTCAAAAATAGACCTATGCCCAAACACGAATATGACCAAGGTTTCGTTACTCCTGAATGCACAGTTTCGAGAATCGCTTTAATGAATTCAAGAGGTGATTTATTCAATAAAAATGTTTTAGTTTTAGGAGACGATGATTTAACAAGTATTGCCTTAATGCTTTCAAATCTTCCAAGAAAAATCGTAGTTGTAGATATTGATGAGAGACTAATTAATTTCATAAAAGAAGTTGCTGAACAGTTAAACTACAAAAATATTGAAGTTATCACATTAGATTTAAGAAAACCACTTCCAGAAAAGTATAGTAGAGCGTTTGATACATTTATTACAGACCCTCCTGAAACTGTATATGCAATAAAAACATTTATTGGTAGAGGAATTTCAGCATTAAAAGGAGAGAGAAGAGCAGGATACTTTGGAATTACAAGAAGAGAAAGTTCCTTAGACAAGTGGAGAGAAATTCAAAGAACATTAATAAATGAGTTCAATGTAGTTATAACTGATATAATTAGAAATTTCAATCACTATGTAAATTGGGGCTATGATGAAGAAACAAGAGCCTGGAAGTTAGCTCCAATTAAGAAAAAACCAAAAGATATTTGGTATAAATCATATATGTTTAGAATAGAAACCTTAAAAGATAGTAAAGGTTTTGAAGAGGAAGTAGATATTGGAGATGAATTATACAATGATGCCGAAAGTTCAACAACATAA
- the dph5 gene encoding diphthine synthase, translating to MIVFAGLGLYDENDMTLKTLKFAKKVDKIYAEFYTSILTGTTIEKIEEVLGKKIHVLSRKDVEYEGYKIIEEAKDKDIMFLTAGDPMVATTHIDLAIEAKKRGIEVLIINAPSIYSAVGITGLQLYKFGKTTSIVFPEENYFPETPYNVIKENLERGLHTLCLLDIRIEENEKRFMTANEGLKILLELENRKKENVLSEETKVVVVARLGSLKPKLVYGKIKDLINYDFGKPLHSIIIPGKLHFMEEEALKYLCENI from the coding sequence ATGATAGTCTTTGCTGGATTAGGATTGTATGATGAAAATGATATGACTCTAAAAACTTTAAAATTTGCTAAAAAGGTAGATAAAATTTATGCAGAATTTTACACATCTATTTTAACTGGCACAACTATAGAAAAAATAGAGGAAGTTTTAGGTAAAAAAATACATGTTTTAAGTAGAAAAGATGTTGAATATGAAGGCTATAAAATAATAGAGGAAGCAAAAGACAAAGATATAATGTTTTTAACCGCTGGAGACCCTATGGTCGCAACAACCCATATAGATTTGGCAATTGAGGCAAAAAAGAGAGGAATTGAAGTTTTAATTATAAATGCTCCATCAATTTATTCGGCAGTAGGAATCACTGGATTACAATTATATAAATTTGGCAAAACTACATCAATTGTCTTCCCAGAGGAAAATTATTTCCCAGAAACTCCATATAATGTAATAAAAGAAAACTTAGAGAGGGGATTACATACTCTTTGTTTATTAGATATAAGGATAGAAGAAAATGAAAAAAGATTTATGACTGCTAACGAAGGATTAAAAATTTTATTAGAATTGGAGAATAGAAAAAAAGAAAATGTATTGAGTGAAGAAACTAAGGTTGTAGTAGTTGCAAGATTGGGTAGTTTAAAACCAAAATTAGTTTACGGAAAAATAAAAGATTTAATTAATTATGATTTTGGAAAACCTTTACATTCAATAATAATTCCAGGAAAACTACATTTTATGGAAGAAGAGGCATTAAAATACCTATGTGAAAATATTTAA
- a CDS encoding branched-chain amino acid ABC transporter permease: MIVELISLILLWFGIYYIVSLSLNMEFGYAGIPNFGKALSVLVGAIAVGGILDRLLMLYFGVGGGLIEGSTYATSMINDVIASNPLVGIGILILSIILASILGFIVGAIFILPSAKLKEDYLGITLLAISEAVFLVCTYDLNIIGGYYGISTPDILAFVSGEYRGWVFTGIVLFIAFLVYLFFERLLNTPFGRILKAMRENEDTVKAFGRDIMKLRIKTMAIGSAIGAIAGALYSLYTVNIVANAFTRVEWTFFPFLMVLLGGKGNNKGVALGVLCYVIVKVLLDVYKYDLKYTLNIPFEPVWLSYILFGVLMLLILYYKPSGLIPEKPILTPPMKKKIMEISNNK, encoded by the coding sequence ATGATTGTTGAGCTTATATCATTAATCTTATTGTGGTTTGGTATCTATTATATAGTATCATTATCCTTAAATATGGAATTTGGTTACGCTGGAATCCCAAACTTTGGTAAAGCTTTATCTGTTTTAGTTGGGGCAATTGCAGTTGGAGGAATTTTAGATAGGTTGTTAATGCTTTATTTTGGTGTTGGAGGAGGGTTGATTGAAGGCTCTACTTACGCAACATCTATGATAAATGATGTAATTGCTTCAAATCCGTTAGTTGGGATAGGAATTTTAATATTATCTATAATATTAGCTTCAATTTTAGGATTTATTGTTGGAGCCATCTTTATTCTACCAAGTGCTAAGTTAAAAGAGGACTATTTGGGGATTACCTTATTGGCAATAAGTGAGGCAGTATTTTTAGTTTGTACCTATGATTTAAATATAATTGGTGGATATTATGGAATCTCCACTCCAGATATTTTAGCGTTTGTCTCTGGGGAGTATAGAGGTTGGGTATTTACAGGAATAGTATTATTTATTGCCTTCTTAGTTTATTTATTCTTTGAAAGATTGCTAAATACACCATTTGGGAGAATATTGAAAGCAATGAGAGAAAATGAAGACACTGTTAAGGCATTTGGTAGAGACATAATGAAGTTGAGGATAAAAACAATGGCAATTGGTTCTGCAATTGGTGCAATTGCTGGGGCTTTGTATTCCTTATATACAGTAAATATAGTTGCTAATGCATTTACAAGGGTTGAATGGACGTTTTTCCCATTCTTAATGGTTTTATTGGGAGGAAAGGGAAATAATAAAGGAGTAGCTTTGGGGGTTTTATGTTATGTTATAGTTAAAGTATTATTAGATGTTTATAAGTATGACTTAAAATATACCTTAAATATTCCATTTGAGCCTGTTTGGTTATCTTATATACTATTTGGAGTTTTAATGCTTCTCATTCTTTACTATAAACCGTCTGGTTTAATCCCTGAAAAACCAATTTTAACTCCTCCAATGAAAAAGAAAATTATGGAAATTAGTAATAATAAATAA
- the purL gene encoding phosphoribosylformylglycinamidine synthase subunit PurL → MDENDLKYIEKVLGRKPNHIELAMFENLWSEHCAYRTSKKLLRMFAKTINEKTKKNIVVGIGDDAAVIRLKDDICLAIAMESHNHPSYIDPYNGAATGVGGIVRDVLSMGAKPIALMDPLRFGDVNGKEGDKVRWLIDGVVRGIGDYGNRIGVPTVGGECEFDSSFDYNNLVNVVCVGLVKENEIITGKAKEPGLSLILVGSTGRDGIGGASFASKDLTEESEEERPCVQVGDAFAEKCLIDAVLEAVKTGKVKAMKDLGAAGLSGASSEMCYGGGVGCELYLENVVLREPLTPYEIMVSESQERMLLAVEPGSEEEIIKIFKKYELPASVIGKTIPEKRIIAKYNGEIVVDLPLDLLCEAPLYDREGREDIKEKEDDKEKIKMPEDLNEVLLKLLESPNICSKEWIYQQYDYDVQIRTVIKPGKDAAVLRINEVYPMGIALTTDCNSRYCKLNPYVGSINAVAEAVRNLATVGSEPIAMLDNLNFGNPEKPERFWQLSECIRGLSDAAEFFEIPVVGGNVSLYNETIINGKEHPINPTPAIFVLGKIENVEKVPSVFNKIKEGDILIITNETKDEMGGSEYYKVIHNTEDGKVPRVDLEKEKKIYSEVREVIKEGLVNEAVDCSRGGLAVALAKMAIINNVGLNVDLTEYNKNNLREDILLFSETSGRIILAVSEENKDKVLNKLSNAYVIGKVEKDNKLKITINKKEIINLDVSELKKRYYEAFPKMMGTY, encoded by the coding sequence ATGGATGAGAACGATTTAAAATATATAGAGAAAGTTTTAGGGAGGAAACCTAACCACATAGAGTTGGCAATGTTTGAAAACCTTTGGAGTGAGCATTGTGCATATAGAACTTCAAAAAAACTATTGAGGATGTTTGCTAAGACAATCAATGAAAAAACTAAGAAAAACATTGTTGTCGGAATTGGAGATGATGCCGCAGTAATTAGATTAAAGGATGACATATGCTTAGCAATAGCTATGGAAAGCCACAATCACCCTTCATATATAGATCCTTACAATGGAGCTGCTACTGGAGTAGGGGGAATTGTTAGAGATGTTTTGTCAATGGGTGCTAAGCCAATTGCATTAATGGATCCTTTAAGATTTGGAGATGTCAATGGAAAAGAAGGAGATAAAGTTAGATGGCTAATTGATGGAGTTGTTAGGGGAATAGGAGATTATGGAAACAGAATCGGTGTTCCAACTGTTGGTGGAGAGTGTGAATTCGACAGTTCCTTTGATTACAACAACTTAGTGAATGTCGTATGTGTAGGTTTAGTTAAAGAAAATGAAATCATTACTGGAAAAGCCAAAGAACCAGGTTTGTCTTTAATATTAGTTGGCTCTACAGGTAGGGACGGAATAGGTGGGGCTTCTTTTGCATCAAAAGATTTAACTGAAGAGAGTGAGGAAGAAAGACCTTGTGTCCAAGTTGGTGATGCATTTGCTGAAAAATGTTTAATTGATGCTGTCTTAGAGGCAGTGAAAACAGGAAAAGTTAAGGCAATGAAAGATTTAGGAGCGGCAGGACTTTCAGGGGCGTCATCTGAAATGTGCTACGGTGGAGGAGTGGGATGCGAACTTTACTTAGAAAATGTTGTATTAAGAGAGCCTCTAACTCCTTACGAAATTATGGTTTCTGAAAGTCAGGAGAGAATGTTATTGGCTGTTGAACCTGGAAGTGAAGAAGAAATAATTAAAATCTTTAAAAAATATGAATTACCTGCATCAGTTATTGGGAAAACTATTCCTGAAAAGAGAATTATAGCAAAATATAATGGGGAGATTGTAGTTGATTTGCCATTGGATTTATTATGCGAAGCTCCACTATATGATAGAGAAGGAAGAGAGGATATTAAAGAAAAAGAAGATGATAAAGAAAAAATAAAAATGCCTGAGGATTTAAATGAAGTATTGTTAAAATTGCTCGAAAGTCCTAATATCTGTTCAAAAGAGTGGATATATCAGCAGTATGACTACGATGTTCAAATTAGAACAGTTATAAAGCCAGGAAAAGATGCGGCTGTGTTAAGGATAAACGAAGTATATCCAATGGGTATAGCATTAACTACCGACTGTAATTCAAGATACTGTAAGTTAAATCCTTATGTTGGTTCAATAAATGCAGTTGCTGAAGCAGTTAGAAATTTAGCAACAGTTGGATCTGAACCAATAGCAATGCTCGATAATTTAAACTTTGGAAATCCTGAAAAACCAGAGAGATTCTGGCAACTATCAGAATGTATTAGAGGTTTATCAGATGCGGCAGAATTCTTTGAAATTCCAGTTGTTGGAGGAAATGTAAGTTTATACAATGAAACTATTATTAATGGAAAAGAACATCCAATAAATCCAACTCCTGCAATATTTGTGCTTGGTAAAATAGAAAATGTTGAAAAAGTTCCTTCAGTATTTAACAAGATTAAAGAAGGAGACATTTTAATTATAACTAATGAAACTAAAGATGAAATGGGAGGTAGTGAATATTACAAAGTTATACATAATACTGAAGATGGAAAAGTTCCAAGAGTTGATTTAGAGAAGGAAAAGAAAATATACTCTGAAGTAAGAGAAGTTATAAAGGAAGGTTTAGTCAATGAGGCAGTTGATTGTTCAAGAGGAGGATTGGCTGTAGCATTAGCAAAGATGGCTATAATAAACAATGTTGGTTTAAATGTGGATTTAACGGAATACAATAAAAATAATTTGAGGGAAGATATATTACTGTTTTCTGAAACATCTGGAAGAATTATATTAGCTGTTAGTGAGGAAAACAAAGATAAAGTTTTAAATAAACTAAGCAATGCTTATGTAATTGGAAAAGTTGAAAAAGACAATAAATTAAAGATAACTATTAACAAAAAAGAGATTATCAATTTAGATGTAAGTGAACTTAAAAAGAGGTATTATGAGGCATTTCCAAAGATGATGGGAACTTATTAA
- the hacB gene encoding homoaconitase small subunit, with product MIIKGRVHKYGDDVDTDAIIPGPYLRTTDPYELAKYCMAGIDENFPKKVKEGDVIVAGENFGCGSSREQAVIAIKYCGIKAVIAKSFARIFYRNAINIGLIPIIANTDEIEDGDIIEIDLDKEVIKIINKNKTIKCKAPKGLEWEILNAGGLVNYFKKKKRC from the coding sequence ATGATAATTAAAGGTAGAGTTCATAAATATGGGGATGATGTAGATACTGATGCTATTATTCCTGGTCCATATTTGAGAACTACAGACCCTTACGAATTGGCAAAATACTGTATGGCAGGGATTGATGAAAATTTCCCAAAAAAAGTTAAAGAAGGAGATGTTATAGTTGCAGGAGAAAACTTTGGATGTGGTTCAAGTAGGGAACAAGCTGTAATAGCAATAAAATACTGTGGTATTAAAGCGGTTATAGCAAAGAGTTTCGCAAGAATTTTTTATAGAAATGCCATAAATATTGGTCTAATTCCTATAATTGCAAATACTGATGAAATTGAGGATGGAGATATAATAGAAATCGACTTAGATAAAGAAGTTATAAAAATAATTAATAAAAACAAGACCATAAAGTGTAAAGCTCCAAAAGGTTTAGAATGGGAAATTCTGAACGCAGGAGGGTTAGTAAATTATTTTAAAAAGAAAAAAAGGTGCTAA